The following DNA comes from Epinephelus lanceolatus isolate andai-2023 chromosome 1, ASM4190304v1, whole genome shotgun sequence.
GAAGACCTAGCTTTAAACCACTGTTGAAAATCAGTGTGCCAAGTATATTAAACTGCTTACAAACATTAGCagttaaaatcaccagttaacTTTGACTACATATAactttaaaacacagaaaacatgaacatgtccCCTTTCAGTGGCCATGATAAGTGCACTAATACACTGAGGtgtcaagaaaaagaaaatattggtGTCATGTTTTTATATCAGCACACATCATCGGTCTAATGTTGAAACACATAAAGACTAACATGTAAGCAGAATTAAAATTCAATAAAATTTGATCAAATATATTTGTGCAGCATCTTTgcaatgcaagaaaaaaaaagtatggcTTTGCCAACTCTGTGTGCGATATATTCCACTCCACAGTTTCAATTTATTTCATGTCTTAAAAACGCATATAAACTCTGATGCCTTATAggcacaaataaaaatattctttaaaaatattatattgAAAACCAGAAAGCAGCAAGTACAAAATATTACACCTTTAAAATATAAACCAAAAAAGTACCCTTTGATGAAATGGCTTGTCTACTATAAACATTAAGTGACAACACTGTTATTAGGTGCAGTGTGTTACACAGTTTGTGGATCCTCCCAAAAACACCAAAGTGATTTAAAGTTAATATACATATGTGCAAAGTAAGAAAAGGCGTCACTTATTCTGAGGTTGGCAATCCACAAGTTCCAGTCTCCAGGGTTAAACCCAGTTCTGTCTGTGGGTACTTTTAAGTTTGGCTTTGCTCAGGCTCTTGTGTGGTTTCACAGCCTCCTGTTTGCCAGTATTTTCCTCCCACTCGTAACAGTGGTTTACGCGGGCACAGCTCAGCAGACATGGCAGCTCACCCTGGATTTCTGTGTAGAATTCAATCAGCTCTGCGATGGAGCTGAACTCTGTCTTGCATTTCTGCCACAAAGATAAACcaaagaaacaggaaaaaaatactgtaaaatcAGAAGTCAAAGCCAGGGTTACACAGAATTATCATCTCCAAGAAATGCAACAATAACTTAATTATTCTTGGTTTCAGTGGAATTATTATGGTTGTCTCAGTGCTAAGTTTATGGGGTTTTGCACAATAAATAAGTCCAAATACTTATATTTTAGCACAaaaattttaaatttaagaCCATTTAAACTTTCCAACAGCCTTACACCAACCACTCCCCACGTCTGGGGAGTAGTTCAGGTTACATCTGAAGATTTTGTTTCCACTTCAGCTCTATGCAAGTATTATCCTGGCAGACTCACTGTCGACTGATAATTATGTATAAGTAAGACTGAACATTGATAAAACAAATACCTCCAGCAGGAATTTCCCTTTACGGGTGTTTTCTATGAGGTGGGTGACCAGGCCTGAGGGGAAGCGAACAATGAGAGAGCCACATTTGGGTTTTTTAGGATGTGGGCACAGAAGATACGATCCCAGAACATCGTCTGCAAGCAGGGAGTAGCTGCTGTCACTGAAATACAAGATACGCGTCTTAGAAAACCTTTGACGAactcaagaaaaaaatatggGCTCGTGAAGACATTGACACTAAATGCATGAGTGACACTCACGTTGCGACACCAGCCCAACACCACACTGCTTGAGCCAGTGCTTCTTCTGTTTCGGCCAAACTGGGAGTACGGGATCTCTTCACTTGCTTCTTGTCTTGGTCTTTTCCTGATTCAGAAGGGAAATCATTGTGAATTAGGAGATGTTTACATAACAAGTGAAGTGCGTTTGCGTGGGGAAACATTCAGTGTACTCCCAACTCTGTGAAGGAAATGTTTGGTTTAAAATGTAACAAGACCGAACCAAACAGAGCAAGAGGTAATAAAATAacccataaaaacaaaattggtgTTTTAACACGTTACAGCTAAAGccaagttcagaccaaagattcacaatgagacacgttgaaacaggcagctacttGCAGTGTGATGTTCTGCAACATTCttaaaacctgccagttcacaccaatgcaactagatgagatggtgtatcatctctatgcaacaactctctgttcttccattctgatttccagcttttcaggctgattttgtggctgaatattaaTTCCagtttcttaaaatatgaatgaggatagtgatagtgagatactggctacagctgcatcgTGGTAGTGATGAAATGAGGATTCATAGTAAATATGCCACaagaatataaataaccagtgcCGATTAATCATTAtcaataaaatgtgtgtgtgggcggggcataagcacatagaGCAAGCAGCTTCTGACATCGGCACATCATGAGGACTGAAACAGAGGACTTGGTGGGGACGGAGCCCCTGCCGCCGCAAGCAAACACACcatctgtagtcattttgactCGACCAGCGGACTTCATTACATccgattggctgtagaaacaggtgacgtgcttttactttctaaaaccagctgagtcaagctcagacggcgagttcacactgctgcaacttttctctgcaaagttctaaaacagtttcatcttgTCACGAACCTTTGgcctgaactgggctttagagtCAAATTACCATCAGTGTAAGAGGCTCAACAGTGAGAAGCTTTAAGAAAATGTGCGTCCAGTATGACCCACGTGTGACGAGACCATTATCCATCACCTTATTGAGTGATCTGAACTCCAAAATATACCTTCTGACACCACAACAAGACAGTGAGTGGCTGCCCGTCACCTAAACACTGAGGGGTTTGCTTTACCTAATCAACTCTTTGACTCTTGAAAGCGCTCTGTGAACACCTGGCCCACCTTGTGACACATTCAGTCGCTCCTGAATGTTACGCTGTTTGAGTGGTGTGAAAGTGAAGGAGCGGTACGCCCCAGAGCGCAGCACTTTATTGCGGATGGCCTTCTTGCGAAccagggagggggaggaggtggggaAGACTTCATCTTGGCTGCTCTGCGGGTCATCGGAAGACTTTTTACTCTTCTGTAGATGGAGGGGGGAAAATAAAATTATGGGTAATACTGGGGTTGAGTTATTACAATCATACTCAGCAAGTTAATACCAGAAGACATTTAAGTCCAAACCTTAGTCCCTGGCAACAACCCTCGAAATGGGGCTCTTCTGAAAGACACCAGGGCACTAACACTGAGAGGGAAGCCGTGGTTAAGTAGGGAGGGGTTGCGACGAGGCATTGAGCCAGCAGAGTCTTCCTGCGTCTCGTCTGGGTGCTTCTCCAAGTAATACAGCTGAAAACAGCGGCAAAGCAGCAGGTTCAGGAACTGCGCCTACAGGAGAGAAAGCAGTATTGTTGGTAttgtttggatcttttgaagtggggctgtatgaggcacttatccatagtcagtgttaggggtgtaacggtacacaaaaatcacagttcggtacgtacctcggtacacaagtcacggttcgtttttttcggtacagtaatgaaaaaaatagacaactattaaatatcttttacttaatggtaaccttattaaaacataccaccacagcagttaattCTTTTTACGCAATTTTTGAAtgtaacaaatatatataaaatcctgctttttcacattgtttgaatgaaaatagaaatataaaagtgaaaaataaaatcctgctgtttttttaacacattttttgaatgaaaaatataaatatacatttctgcttaaacagttttactcagttaaaataaaaagtatagtgcagctggtcagctttaaagcctgctcagattcagttttactaggaacttacttagctttcccactttgttaaagtgcagtaaacaaaacatgcttatatctaaagtgcagcttaaacaattttactcaactccaatggcgttggttatttctttagtgcGATGGTCAGGTAAACGCTCtctctttttaaacgacgacaatattgtagtttgcaccagattgctttttctagtcgtgccggttaacgttcaaactcgggtggtgtcgctttagatgtgttagcatgttagacgtgtttccaagtgcatacccgaccgctgttctgcagtgtcggcacactgcttttgtcttgtccacttgtttatttccatcttcgtattttaccctgaaaccaaagtgttcccaaacggaggacttaaggtttgcgggtgggtcttcaggttcgtcaggctcacttgccatgttgtcaaaatgcgagaatgcgctgcacaaagtgaaagcggagatttacggtccgactcggtccgtcactcaattatgtccgtcggggaactagatattttaaatggttcggctcgcaaaaacggaattaaaataaaacaaaataaaataaaataatatcctgcgcccaataattcggtacagggttgtgccgaaccgaaagtcgcgtaccgaacggttcgacacaaatacatgtaccgttacggcccctccccagtttggagaagaagGCAGGAGTGACCACATgcaagctaagcaatgtactgttgTGGATGGGAGCAccagcaaaacatatttaagccacctaaaaaagttgattttcactgctttacctcacCATCAGACAGCAATTtcaatggggaactgaagcagACATCTTGTTCTCTTCACAGCctgactccattgagaaaaactgtaatttaacatagctgaacacaggagctgctggtatacccctgcctcgatcagttagttagtctgtgttattgtgtgactttggcattaaAAGAGGAGTTTGGATTTACCAAATTCACACAATACCACAAACTAACTAATCgagcagtggtagaccagcagctcttgtaTTCAGCAAGCTGGAGGCACCAGGAACCTGGTGGCTTGACAAGAGTATAGATGGGGAACAGAAGTCGTAACGGCATCTCCGGCCAGAAAGGGCTGTTTGCAGCACGGTAgagcggtgaaaatattctcagtgTAGTGCACACTCAAACTGTTACAGAAAATATGAAGCTGACGTCCGGCACGCTGTGTTCAATTTTTGGGATGAGAGCGCCATCTTGAGGGGATCATGCTGTGTTATCTGTGCCTGCTACGATCATCAAGCAACAGTATTTGTGCAAACTAATCACGACAAACAACACAGATCAATATGACTTGACAGCCCGAGGTTGGATTACAGAACTCAATGCACTACTTCCACTCACAAACCCAGATATTGTAAACTATCTTGTTTTTGGACAAAGTGCACGTACCACACAAAATGAAACCCACGTTCTACATGGCATGGCATACCTTTACGTTCTCTATTAatatttttaggtggctaaaatactgtggcagtactcctgcctgcttctacAAACTAGGGGCGTGCCGACTAACTTCGGCTGTGTATAATACACTGACTACGGAGAATTCCCACATACAACCCGACTTCAAAAGATCAGACCTATTTCTGTAAGTTAAGTGACATagctgtattttctttttctttttcttttttttgccagGTGATTGGTACAGTTTAAACTACACTGTCAAAGTGCTTCCTGGCTAAATCAGGCAGCAGATACTGATCAAAAATGTCTAATGTTttgttcacaccaaacacaaaTGTGAATTTTCATGATGCATTACCTGCGCGACTTTGACagctggaatattttgtgctttCTCGCTTCATACGCGTGTGAAAtctctgaatgaatgaatgaacttccaCTGGTACTTCCTTGGCATCATATGTTCCCGGatgatctcaatgctgattggctattgaGGCACGAATTGGTCGCcttagttcagatttttcaactctcgtGAATAAGCCTATCAGGCAAAATCATGCTACTTGCTTCATTTGCACTACTTAATTCGCATATTTCACGTCCTTTGTGTCGTGTCCATCACCCTGCCCGATGGAAATTTGCAGCTAATtgtgtctttacattgactttacatgtaattcattCACGCGAATTGTTTTATTCGCTCCCagtgtgaaaacaacaaaacctaaTATCTGTCTAATATCTCAATGTAAGGCATCATTGTTATACAgagttcctacacatttggaatttcaaaattccatacttttccatacccttatttccagacttctcagttttgttttttttttcagagaatatgcgacatctgagtaaatatatcagtgtatcatatttcacatcatatttaattattcttaataggcgattgtagccaagcaccataatggcatgcaaataaaaactcagctAAGTTCAATGTCTGagctgaggcaaaaaggttgggactctgggagcaagcgatgcagtaacgagacgtcGGTGTTTTTTCCTTacatgtggctcagaatcgccttctcccccatgttggcgatgtcaaacgatttcacacaaagcttgcatctagctctgtgtgtgaattgggcatccttggccaaccagtatttatatatggtattgtcaagccatccatccaaaaacttgcatctacccattgtgaaccacgtgaaactcgtcttcttgtcgaaggtgcagtgttggagtgaaacttgatacctcgcgggctggaggagggtcatggggcagcggactggacataccacttgtcaatcaggtaaaaggagacgtttgctctcacacaaactgtgcttggcccggcataaaacacgatccggattgagtaaattatttttggaaatacctaattttctattttagaaaacagtattttataaCAGTGGTAATTGTctggaaacaaatatttttccatactttatttttcattttccatactttttaatacctggaaattgatcaaatttatttccatacttttccatactttccatacttgcaTAGGAACCCTGGTTATAGTAATCCTTTTCTCTCTACTCTGGAGCAAGTCTCACTTCAGACTCTGAAGGGTCGAGTCAGGAGAACTGAATGCCATCAGGGTTACGTGCAGATGACGTGTTATTTGCAACAAGGTTGGTTTTAACCACAAGTCTATGAAGTTTAAATTGTTAGAGGGCAGTCTgtggggacttggcttgggaactggagggtcgctgATTTCAGGACCCTGCACAGGGTATAGAGTGTGAAATAAAAGCTGCCCAAATCAGCCCATTCTCACATACTGATCCAtaagtctttttaaaatacactttttaTGAGTCCATAATGTCAAAATCCCAGAAATTTAAGAGCTGTGTTTCATATTTGCCCtaaaaaaagtacaatttaaTTAAAGTTGGACTCAGAGCTGTAACTTTCTCTCCACATAACAGCAGACACAACTCTTAAGAAGCACTTTTGTTGAAATAAATTTCTTACCGCTCTGGCATGCCTCGCTTTAAAGACGTGGCAGTACAGCTGAGCGTCAGTGCTGCCTGGGTTGTGGGAGACGAAGGCAAACTGGGCATCGACGGGTCGGGCTGTGGACAGAGAGACTCTCCGCAGAGCGTGAGCCATCAGGAGCGTCTGCAGACAGTcagggtgacacacacacaccacatcttTAACCTCTAATGCTTTGAGGTTAACACACTCATCAGCTGCTTGTGTGTGCATCATGTTGTCATACTCACCGTTTCATCCTCATTGTACATTTTCACTCCTTTGATGGAGAATTTTAGAGACACGGACCTCCTTCTTTTGCATGCCTGAAGACAACAGACAGGTTAGATATTATATTCTGCATTAAAGTTGATGCTATTTGGGACACTGATGATTAAGACTTACTCTGAGGGACTTCAGCTCAGAGTGCAGCTGCTCTATCTGGTCATCCAAACAGTGGTCGTCCACAGGAAATGACCCCACATACTTTGACAGCAAAGACCCAAGCTCATAGGCAAAACACCaagacacaaataaataaatagaaatataatatTACAATTCTGGAGTTACCTCTGCTGATCGAGTCACTGAGCCATCCTCTGTGACCGGTGCCTCACCCATGCTGCCTGTTTAtctctgtgaaaacagacagtgagacaatgaccctgaaaataagaacaaaactcatttttaaagctgtcaacacatgcatgcacacatgaaGGAAACTCGACCTTTAAATGATGGCAACAGTGGTGCTGCAggaaatttaaataaagtttacaaTATAGTAAAAGTTTAACACCGTGTAGTCGACTACAGGAAGCCAGGAACATGACTTAAAACTGTTACCTGTGATTTTTTACATATGCTTTCTTGGACTTTGTGCTGTTTGCTGCTTATTGCTCCATTTTATCCGTTTTCTTTCCAGCGCCGTAAATGCGTCAGAGTCGCGGTTAACACACGGTAAAGTTTACACTGCCTCCTTCCCGACCAAATCCAAAATGACAAACTTCAGTGGACTTGACTTTTGAGCAGTTTCCGGCTCGTGTAGACCGACGGTACACCGGAGCGTCTCACCCTGAAATCACAGACACTCACCTTACACAGCCGGAGAGCCTCCACCAGCACCGACACCACCTCCTCCGCTCACGCTGCGTCCTCTCCACACGCCGTAGTCCACACCGACCTCCTCACCTTTACCTGCTGCGGCCGCTCCGGGCTCCAGGTGTGCTGCTGGTGCCCGAGGCGGGGCTCGAGGGGAAGAAAGCGGGGGAAGAAAgcgggggaggaagaggaggaagaggaggaggaggcgaggGGGTATGTGAACACGTCTGCCTTTGACATGTGAAAGTCAGCGGAAGATAAAGCGTTGAATCACTCCACCCTCTccacacgttttttttttcctgctccaCACATTCCTGCTGGTTGCGCAATTCACCCCGGTGACGTCACGCGGC
Coding sequences within:
- the sh2d5 gene encoding SH2 domain-containing protein 5 isoform X1, whose protein sequence is MGEAPVTEDGSVTRSAEYVGSFPVDDHCLDDQIEQLHSELKSLRACKRRRSVSLKFSIKGVKMYNEDETTLLMAHALRRVSLSTARPVDAQFAFVSHNPGSTDAQLYCHVFKARHARAAQFLNLLLCRCFQLYYLEKHPDETQEDSAGSMPRRNPSLLNHGFPLSVSALVSFRRAPFRGLLPGTKKSKKSSDDPQSSQDEVFPTSSPSLVRKKAIRNKVLRSGAYRSFTFTPLKQRNIQERLNVSQGKDQDKKQVKRSRTPSLAETEEALAQAVWCWAGVATDSSYSLLADDVLGSYLLCPHPKKPKCGSLIVRFPSGLVTHLIENTRKGKFLLEKCKTEFSSIAELIEFYTEIQGELPCLLSCARVNHCYEWEENTGKQEAVKPHKSLSKAKLKSTHRQNWV
- the sh2d5 gene encoding SH2 domain-containing protein 5 isoform X2, which translates into the protein MGEAPVTEDGSVTRSAEYVGSFPVDDHCLDDQIEQLHSELKSLRACKRRRSVSLKFSIKGVKMYNEDETTLLMAHALRRVSLSTARPVDAQFAFVSHNPGSTDAQLYCHVFKARHARAAQFLNLLLCRCFQLYYLEKHPDETQEDSAGSMPRRNPSLLNHGFPLSVSALVSFRRAPFRGLLPGTKKSKKSSDDPQSSQDEVFPTSSPSLVRKKAIRNKVLRSGAYRSFTFTPLKQRNIQERLNVSQGGPGVHRALSRVKELIRKRPRQEASEEIPYSQFGRNRRSTGSSSVVLGWCRN